One window of the Niallia circulans genome contains the following:
- the kduD gene encoding 2-dehydro-3-deoxy-D-gluconate 5-dehydrogenase KduD, which translates to MTQAFDLSGKVAVVSGATRGIGQGIAIGLAEAGADIVLLQRSDDTSTEEKIKALGVRCKIIQCDLMNLNEVKQAIPRAIETMGSVDILVNNAGIQRRSPAVDFSEQDWDDVLNVNLKAVWILCQQAGRHMVEKNSGKIINIASLASFQGGLFVPAYASAKGAVGQLTKALANEWSSQGVNVNAIVPGYIATEMNTALINDPVRSRQITERIPAGRWGNPEDFKGPAVFLASDAADYVHGHLLAVDGGWLGR; encoded by the coding sequence ATGACGCAAGCGTTTGATTTATCGGGAAAAGTAGCAGTTGTTTCAGGAGCTACTCGGGGAATTGGTCAAGGGATTGCTATTGGACTGGCAGAAGCTGGTGCAGATATTGTGCTTTTACAACGAAGTGATGATACATCCACTGAAGAGAAAATAAAAGCATTAGGTGTTCGTTGTAAAATTATACAATGTGATCTCATGAATCTGAATGAAGTAAAGCAAGCAATTCCAAGAGCCATTGAGACTATGGGCTCAGTTGATATCCTTGTAAATAATGCTGGGATTCAAAGACGTTCACCTGCAGTAGATTTCTCTGAACAGGATTGGGACGACGTATTAAATGTGAATTTAAAGGCAGTTTGGATTCTTTGCCAACAAGCAGGAAGACATATGGTTGAAAAAAACAGTGGGAAAATTATTAATATCGCTTCTCTTGCTTCGTTTCAAGGTGGTCTGTTTGTTCCAGCCTATGCTTCTGCTAAAGGGGCAGTGGGTCAACTTACAAAGGCTCTTGCAAATGAGTGGTCATCACAAGGTGTAAATGTGAATGCCATTGTTCCAGGTTATATTGCTACAGAAATGAATACTGCTTTAATCAATGATCCTGTACGCAGTAGACAAATCACAGAAAGAATACCTGCTGGTCGATGGGGGAACCCAGAAGACTTCAAAGGTCCCGCTGTATTTCTAGCATCTGATGCAGCCGATTATGTGCATGGTCATCTGCTTGCAGTTGATGGCGGATGGTTGGGCCGCTAA
- a CDS encoding zinc-dependent alcohol dehydrogenase, translated as MKVGAYVNSMQVEMIEREIPTPKEGEALIRVSYAGICGTDMMIYHGLHPRAKAPLILGHEFSGVVKEVVENEQIKKGDKVTVEPLLSCGKCAACTNGQMHVCEKLRYIGIDQDGGFAEYTTIPINRLRVLPDGVTEKEAAMLEPLAVAIHTVRRSNMKVGDTIAILGAGPIGLLIALIAERAGAGKIFISDVSTMRLKIARDMGYEGIDAKTMDIVQIVKDSTNGVGADVVFEVAGNQITANQMIDCIKYQGEITVVSVYKKPPTINLASMHFREISLKTTRCYSSDDFTKAIELLGQRNIDLNPLVSHVLPLEDIKLGFDLMEKPDESLKILFKP; from the coding sequence ATGAAAGTAGGAGCTTATGTAAACTCTATGCAAGTAGAAATGATAGAAAGAGAGATACCGACTCCTAAGGAGGGAGAGGCCTTAATCAGGGTATCTTATGCGGGAATATGTGGAACGGATATGATGATTTATCATGGATTACATCCAAGAGCAAAAGCACCACTAATATTAGGACATGAGTTTAGCGGTGTAGTGAAGGAAGTTGTGGAAAATGAACAGATAAAAAAAGGGGATAAAGTAACCGTTGAGCCACTTTTAAGCTGCGGAAAATGTGCAGCTTGTACTAATGGCCAAATGCATGTTTGCGAAAAATTGCGATATATAGGGATTGATCAAGATGGTGGCTTTGCTGAGTATACTACTATTCCGATTAACAGACTAAGAGTACTACCAGATGGAGTTACAGAGAAAGAAGCAGCTATGCTCGAGCCTTTGGCTGTTGCGATACATACTGTTAGACGTTCAAATATGAAAGTCGGAGACACGATAGCAATTCTGGGTGCCGGACCCATTGGTTTGCTTATTGCTCTTATTGCGGAACGGGCAGGAGCAGGAAAGATATTCATTTCTGATGTAAGTACGATGCGTCTAAAGATTGCCAGAGATATGGGCTATGAGGGCATAGATGCAAAAACCATGGATATTGTTCAAATAGTTAAAGATTCAACAAACGGTGTAGGAGCAGATGTGGTATTTGAAGTAGCTGGAAATCAAATTACAGCTAATCAAATGATTGATTGTATCAAGTATCAAGGGGAAATCACAGTTGTTAGTGTTTATAAAAAACCCCCTACTATTAATCTTGCAAGTATGCATTTTAGAGAAATCTCACTTAAGACAACAAGGTGCTATAGTTCAGATGACTTTACAAAAGCTATTGAGTTACTTGGCCAGCGTAATATAGATCTTAATCCATTAGTTTCTCATGTCCTTCCATTAGAGGACATAAAACTAGGTTTTGATTTAATGGAAAAACCAGATGAATCATTAAAAATTTTATTTAAACCATAA
- a CDS encoding enolase C-terminal domain-like protein — protein sequence MNHLEIRDVKVILTAPGGIDLVVVKVETNEPELYGLGCATFTQRIFAVKSAVEDYLKPFLIGKDPRRIEDIWQSANVSGYWRNGPIMNNALSGVDMALWDIKGKLANLPVYQLLGGKCRDGIPLYRHADGPDEVAVEENIIALMEEGYQYARCQMGMYGGSGTTDTRLIATVYEKSNKIVPKRSPKTSLAGCYFDPEAYSKSIEKLFDHLRSKIGYNMEFIHDIHERLPAIEAVRLAKKLEPYHLFFLEDPVAPENIEWLKMIRQQTSTPIAMGELFTNVNEWKSLIANQQIDFIRCHVSSIGGITPAKKLATFSELYGVRTAWHGPGDISPVGVAANLHLDLSTPNLGIQEWTPFNNALEEVFPGCPQEENGFAYVNEKPGLGIDIDEEKAKKFPVAGGIPSWTLARIPDGTAVRP from the coding sequence ATGAACCACTTAGAAATTCGTGATGTAAAAGTAATACTAACTGCACCTGGAGGAATCGATCTAGTTGTTGTAAAGGTTGAAACAAACGAACCAGAATTATATGGACTAGGATGTGCAACCTTTACTCAACGAATATTTGCCGTAAAATCAGCTGTTGAGGATTATCTTAAACCATTTCTAATCGGGAAAGATCCAAGAAGAATTGAGGATATTTGGCAGTCTGCAAATGTAAGCGGATACTGGAGGAACGGCCCAATTATGAATAATGCACTTTCTGGGGTCGATATGGCTCTTTGGGATATTAAAGGCAAACTGGCAAACTTACCAGTCTATCAATTATTAGGAGGTAAGTGCCGGGATGGAATTCCTCTCTATCGGCATGCGGACGGTCCAGATGAAGTGGCAGTGGAGGAAAACATCATAGCCCTTATGGAAGAGGGTTATCAGTATGCTCGTTGTCAGATGGGCATGTATGGTGGAAGTGGAACCACTGATACAAGGTTAATAGCCACTGTTTATGAGAAATCTAACAAAATAGTTCCAAAACGATCACCTAAAACATCATTAGCAGGATGTTATTTTGATCCAGAAGCATACTCGAAAAGTATAGAAAAACTATTTGATCATCTGCGCTCTAAGATTGGATACAATATGGAATTTATCCATGATATTCACGAAAGACTTCCAGCAATTGAAGCTGTAAGATTAGCAAAAAAATTGGAACCTTATCATCTCTTTTTCCTAGAGGATCCCGTTGCACCTGAGAATATTGAATGGTTGAAAATGATTAGACAACAGACGTCTACCCCAATAGCAATGGGAGAATTATTCACGAATGTGAATGAGTGGAAAAGTTTAATTGCTAATCAGCAAATCGATTTTATTAGATGCCATGTTAGTTCGATTGGCGGTATTACACCAGCTAAGAAACTAGCCACTTTTAGTGAACTATACGGGGTACGTACTGCTTGGCATGGACCAGGTGATATTTCACCTGTAGGAGTAGCAGCTAATCTACATTTAGATTTAAGTACACCTAACTTGGGCATTCAAGAATGGACTCCATTCAATAATGCGCTGGAAGAAGTTTTTCCGGGGTGCCCACAAGAAGAAAATGGCTTTGCTTATGTAAATGAAAAACCTGGATTAGGAATAGACATTGACGAAGAAAAAGCAAAGAAATTTCCCGTTGCAGGTGGAATACCGTCTTGGACTTTAGCACGTATACCAGATGGAACTGCTGTAAGACCATAA
- a CDS encoding FadR/GntR family transcriptional regulator — MGLNSIDKKNIVNSVYEQLKEHIINGTWQPGSKIPSETQLQKLFNVSRVSIRSAIQRLRDLGIVVTYQGKGTFVSDDINGKSINDFVPVMHLSEEEFFDMMVFRQTIEFKCLELAVQNATKEDIDNIEEILNDMFRYRDDYKKYSEIDFNFHLAIAKASNNIVFYRVMHSIRDFYYYYLEELNRVIGITLDSIEAHLQIFRAIQNRDAESAKTSLSKSMESNIEIIKKIKSSRK, encoded by the coding sequence ATGGGACTTAATTCCATTGATAAAAAAAATATTGTTAATTCAGTTTATGAACAATTAAAAGAACATATTATTAACGGTACTTGGCAACCAGGAAGTAAAATTCCTTCCGAAACGCAATTACAGAAATTGTTTAATGTAAGCAGAGTGAGTATTAGAAGCGCCATACAGCGTTTGAGGGATTTAGGAATTGTTGTTACATATCAAGGAAAGGGAACTTTCGTATCAGATGATATTAATGGAAAAAGCATCAATGATTTTGTTCCGGTAATGCATCTTAGCGAAGAAGAATTTTTTGACATGATGGTATTTCGCCAAACCATTGAATTCAAATGTTTAGAATTAGCTGTACAGAATGCAACAAAAGAAGATATTGATAATATTGAAGAGATTCTAAATGATATGTTTCGATATAGAGATGACTATAAGAAATATTCGGAAATAGACTTTAATTTTCATTTAGCTATAGCTAAAGCGTCAAACAATATCGTTTTTTATAGAGTGATGCATTCAATTAGAGATTTCTATTATTATTATTTAGAAGAGTTAAATAGAGTGATTGGGATTACTTTAGATAGTATTGAAGCACATTTGCAAATCTTTCGAGCTATTCAAAATAGAGATGCAGAATCTGCTAAAACTAGTCTTAGTAAATCCATGGAAAGTAATATTGAAATTATAAAAAAAATAAAGAGTTCAAGAAAATAA
- a CDS encoding alpha/beta hydrolase family protein has translation MKRKIIGEWKFYHSKNIHNKDKIVILYHGWGGTAKGYIELAEKVAQEGYGVLIPDILYHDERFPIEDHFGYNITQQYFWDTIFHTIDEFNEFLSVVGVKKNSILLIGNSMGGFIANGIFAREPDIRGLANINGSGSFLLTEKLFRIRDDREEMSQEEEELIKKYDPISTTRSLSPVLLMHGDSDTIIPIEGQENYYKYLSQEKGRTNVEWEIFKKVNHAFTPEMVEKLIAWLKEI, from the coding sequence GTGAAAAGAAAAATAATCGGTGAATGGAAGTTTTATCATTCAAAAAATATTCATAATAAAGACAAAATTGTAATCTTATATCATGGTTGGGGTGGAACAGCGAAGGGATACATAGAGTTGGCCGAAAAAGTGGCTCAAGAAGGATATGGCGTATTAATTCCTGATATCCTATATCACGATGAAAGATTTCCTATAGAAGATCACTTTGGTTACAACATTACTCAGCAGTACTTTTGGGATACTATTTTCCATACTATTGATGAATTTAATGAGTTTTTAAGCGTAGTAGGTGTAAAGAAAAACAGTATCCTATTAATAGGCAATTCAATGGGGGGATTTATAGCCAATGGTATTTTTGCGAGAGAGCCTGACATAAGAGGCTTAGCAAATATCAATGGATCGGGTTCCTTCCTCCTTACAGAAAAATTATTTCGAATACGAGATGATAGAGAAGAGATGTCTCAAGAAGAAGAGGAGCTAATAAAGAAATACGATCCAATAAGCACAACGAGGAGTCTATCACCAGTTCTTCTTATGCATGGAGATAGTGATACGATAATTCCAATCGAGGGTCAAGAAAATTACTATAAGTATCTTAGCCAGGAGAAGGGACGAACCAATGTGGAGTGGGAAATTTTTAAAAAAGTGAATCATGCATTTACACCGGAAATGGTAGAGAAACTTATTGCTTGGTTAAAGGAAATTTAA
- a CDS encoding DUF4269 domain-containing protein, with protein sequence MDWTLFDTPDYLQGGSAKQQQAYLALKKLKINEILHSYKPILCGTIPIGVDIESSDLDIIMEVYEFEIFSQIVIDYFGKMNHFRLKRLMIREVEIIKVNFYFDGFEFELFGQPIPVKQQYAYLHMIIEHAVLRINPSIKEEVLIRKKQGYKTEPAFCQVLGLKGDPYQALIEYGKEKRFI encoded by the coding sequence ATGGACTGGACACTATTTGATACGCCAGATTATTTACAGGGAGGTAGTGCTAAACAGCAGCAAGCATATTTAGCATTGAAGAAATTAAAAATAAATGAAATTTTACATTCTTATAAGCCAATTCTTTGCGGAACCATTCCAATTGGAGTGGATATAGAGTCTTCCGACTTAGATATTATAATGGAAGTCTACGAATTTGAAATTTTTAGCCAGATTGTCATCGATTATTTTGGAAAAATGAATCATTTTCGTCTAAAAAGATTAATGATTAGAGAAGTGGAAATAATCAAAGTAAATTTCTATTTTGATGGTTTTGAATTTGAATTGTTTGGTCAGCCTATCCCGGTTAAGCAGCAATATGCGTATCTCCATATGATAATTGAACACGCCGTTTTAAGGATAAATCCATCCATAAAAGAAGAAGTACTTATACGAAAGAAACAAGGTTATAAAACAGAGCCAGCTTTTTGTCAGGTTCTAGGGTTAAAAGGTGATCCTTATCAGGCGCTGATTGAATATGGGAAAGAAAAGAGATTCATTTAA
- a CDS encoding DUF2785 domain-containing protein, with amino-acid sequence MNLIENIFPMKEQELKYFLANKKMKEIASDEKTKQKVILSMLKHIGSPDSELRDNLIYQTFCQFILESKLDNDLLTEILDICIRDQFLFKGIGEKNTDSVFTRSFTSLLIALILYQDNRDNFLSRAKVLEVKDKLISYVNLEKDVRGYVREKGWAHSMAHVADAFDELVKNTKMKQSNYPEIVRAILGKIYQAESVYIHDEEGRMIIPIVQMADNGLEKSVLESWIKNRRKELEKDKNELEEVNYWFLVANYKNFLKSLSLTIIDKPSLSSLQSVVLHAIKEIY; translated from the coding sequence TTGAATTTAATAGAAAATATATTTCCAATGAAGGAACAAGAGTTAAAGTACTTCTTAGCAAATAAAAAAATGAAAGAGATAGCATCGGATGAAAAAACAAAACAGAAAGTCATCCTGTCCATGCTTAAACATATTGGCTCCCCTGATAGCGAGTTAAGAGATAACTTGATTTATCAAACATTTTGTCAGTTTATATTGGAATCCAAACTAGATAACGATCTGTTAACTGAAATATTAGATATTTGTATAAGGGATCAATTTTTATTTAAAGGAATTGGCGAAAAGAATACAGATTCTGTTTTCACTCGTTCTTTCACCTCTTTATTAATAGCACTTATACTTTATCAAGATAATCGCGATAATTTCTTATCAAGGGCAAAGGTTCTTGAAGTGAAAGATAAGTTGATTAGCTATGTAAATCTTGAAAAAGATGTAAGGGGATATGTTAGAGAAAAAGGATGGGCCCATAGTATGGCACATGTAGCTGATGCTTTCGATGAACTTGTCAAAAATACAAAAATGAAGCAAAGTAATTATCCGGAAATAGTGAGGGCGATTTTGGGTAAAATCTATCAGGCGGAAAGTGTTTATATTCATGATGAAGAAGGGCGCATGATTATTCCCATTGTACAAATGGCAGATAACGGGTTAGAGAAGTCAGTGTTGGAATCTTGGATAAAAAATAGGAGGAAGGAGTTAGAGAAAGATAAGAATGAATTAGAGGAAGTAAATTATTGGTTTTTGGTAGCAAATTACAAAAATTTCTTAAAAAGTTTATCGCTGACAATAATAGATAAACCTTCCTTATCTTCTCTACAGTCAGTCGTACTCCATGCTATAAAGGAGATTTATTAA
- a CDS encoding GNAT family N-acetyltransferase, giving the protein MKIEIRTSREKPIKACEVIELYKNAGWWKERTEKDIEKMLSQTFAVGAWEKNKLIGFARAITDGIFRAYIEDVVISSSFNRKGIGTKLIAKMVDELSNIDVISLFCEEDLIPFYNKNEFKKSNSQFVMHKVNR; this is encoded by the coding sequence ATGAAAATAGAAATACGAACATCGCGAGAGAAACCAATAAAGGCTTGCGAGGTGATAGAACTATATAAAAATGCAGGATGGTGGAAGGAAAGAACGGAAAAGGATATAGAAAAAATGTTATCCCAAACATTTGCTGTAGGTGCATGGGAAAAGAACAAGCTCATTGGGTTTGCAAGAGCAATAACGGATGGGATTTTTAGAGCGTATATAGAGGATGTCGTTATTTCCAGCTCCTTTAATCGGAAAGGAATCGGCACAAAGCTAATTGCTAAAATGGTAGATGAATTATCCAATATTGATGTTATCAGTTTATTTTGTGAGGAAGATTTAATTCCCTTTTACAACAAGAATGAGTTCAAAAAAAGCAACTCACAGTTTGTCATGCATAAAGTAAACAGATGA
- a CDS encoding NUDIX hydrolase, protein MRNRGSVVISQGNKVCLIKRVRDNSVYFVFPGGGIEADETPEQAAKREAFEELGVTVELKECLVELEKQGTQYFFLADIIHGTIGSGQGEEFTNSNRDRGTYLPMWVDIDDLTVMDVKPNIVAKKVQEYFARKHSS, encoded by the coding sequence TTGAGAAATAGGGGTTCTGTTGTTATTAGCCAAGGGAACAAAGTTTGCTTAATTAAAAGAGTAAGAGATAATTCCGTTTATTTTGTTTTTCCTGGCGGAGGAATTGAAGCAGATGAAACGCCTGAGCAAGCAGCTAAACGGGAAGCATTCGAGGAGTTAGGGGTAACTGTCGAACTAAAAGAATGCCTTGTAGAATTAGAGAAGCAAGGAACTCAGTATTTTTTTCTAGCTGATATCATTCATGGAACGATTGGATCAGGGCAAGGTGAAGAGTTTACTAATTCTAATCGAGATCGTGGCACTTATTTGCCTATGTGGGTAGACATAGATGATTTAACCGTTATGGATGTAAAACCTAATATCGTAGCTAAAAAAGTGCAAGAATATTTTGCTAGAAAGCATTCATCTTAG
- a CDS encoding DUF4367 domain-containing protein, protein MEKLYKEQLDEELRDLEADIYWDKERKNALHLKLKEQMKNNRKTKNALQPFPFVAIIGAAVILFLFTHMEMESLPFEKGGAKNAAFDMEADQDERVVFTVEEQNKIENKTTVYLSEEATLPYNLNTNNLSSIVVVGEPKLSVRKEKSSILVNVDYPLKNGQNFSIRTEKKPNNMRGNGINSVVKKEYEITINNQEAVLVDMEKKPKLILKTDRYQYTISGVKDVRDLIKIAEMIEFY, encoded by the coding sequence ATGGAAAAATTATATAAGGAACAACTAGATGAGGAATTGAGGGACTTAGAAGCTGATATATATTGGGATAAAGAACGAAAGAATGCTTTGCATTTAAAGCTGAAAGAGCAGATGAAGAATAATCGGAAAACGAAAAATGCACTTCAACCATTCCCTTTTGTGGCAATTATAGGAGCAGCAGTGATCCTCTTTCTTTTCACTCATATGGAAATGGAATCACTCCCATTTGAAAAAGGGGGAGCAAAAAATGCAGCTTTCGATATGGAAGCGGATCAAGACGAAAGAGTAGTTTTTACAGTTGAAGAGCAGAATAAAATCGAAAATAAAACAACTGTTTATCTATCAGAGGAAGCGACATTACCATATAACCTAAATACTAATAATTTATCTTCCATTGTAGTTGTCGGTGAACCAAAATTAAGCGTGAGAAAAGAAAAGAGTTCCATTCTAGTTAATGTTGATTATCCGTTAAAGAATGGCCAAAATTTTTCTATCCGAACAGAAAAAAAGCCTAATAATATGCGAGGAAACGGAATAAATAGTGTGGTGAAAAAAGAATACGAGATCACGATTAATAATCAAGAGGCTGTTTTAGTAGATATGGAGAAAAAGCCAAAATTAATACTAAAAACAGATAGATACCAATATACTATCTCGGGTGTAAAAGATGTAAGAGATTTAATCAAAATTGCCGAAATGATAGAATTTTATTGA
- a CDS encoding RNA polymerase sigma factor — protein sequence MVENEKDKIILEWYEKFGEAIFKYIFIMIQDYQQAEDLTNDTFLKAFIHLDTFKRDASEKTWLYRIAHNLTVDMIRKKKPVILLKEAFLFNKDKNPLPEEMLQIREQSLEIYKALSTLKSTYREIIILRKLKEFSIEETAGILGWSEAKVKSTLFRAMKALEKELKKEGELNGKII from the coding sequence ATGGTGGAAAATGAGAAAGATAAAATCATCCTAGAATGGTATGAAAAGTTTGGAGAAGCTATTTTTAAATATATTTTCATCATGATTCAAGATTATCAGCAAGCAGAAGATTTAACAAACGATACTTTTTTGAAAGCTTTTATCCACTTGGATACATTTAAAAGGGATGCAAGTGAAAAAACGTGGCTGTATCGGATTGCTCATAACCTCACCGTCGATATGATTAGAAAAAAGAAGCCGGTAATACTGCTAAAAGAAGCTTTTCTATTCAATAAAGATAAGAATCCATTGCCAGAAGAGATGTTGCAAATTAGAGAACAATCATTAGAAATTTACAAGGCGTTAAGTACCTTGAAATCAACTTATCGAGAAATCATTATTCTAAGAAAACTAAAAGAGTTCTCTATTGAAGAAACAGCAGGGATTTTAGGATGGTCAGAGGCTAAAGTGAAGTCAACTTTATTTCGAGCAATGAAAGCTTTGGAGAAAGAATTAAAAAAGGAGGGAGAATTAAATGGAAAAATTATATAA
- a CDS encoding GNAT family N-acetyltransferase has translation MNKIELIELTSENIQANGCYCLRSKQKSTGYQAKKAWLMDQFGQGLKYIQLMENDKLAGFIEYTPIEHSSRVVYGENYYIIHCLWVNITGKGYATQLIEKVIQDAKDHKKNGVIVVTNPTTSWTPSKEVFLKNDFTELEYAPYGFELLVYKINEAANPYFPNDWEERLTRHNNQLTILRTAQCPYIDIAIDNVIEAASKLQIKAEIHHLQTREDLLKLSPTPYGVYGVIFKNQLVAYHRLTVHSAMKRIKEFI, from the coding sequence TTGAATAAAATAGAGCTGATTGAATTAACCTCAGAAAATATACAAGCAAATGGCTGCTATTGTTTAAGAAGCAAACAGAAGTCAACAGGCTATCAAGCAAAAAAAGCATGGTTAATGGATCAATTTGGACAAGGATTGAAATATATTCAACTAATGGAGAATGACAAGCTCGCCGGTTTTATTGAATATACACCCATTGAACATTCCTCCAGAGTAGTATATGGGGAAAATTACTACATCATCCACTGTCTATGGGTAAATATAACGGGTAAAGGCTATGCAACTCAGCTAATTGAAAAGGTAATTCAAGATGCAAAAGATCATAAAAAGAATGGCGTTATCGTGGTAACAAATCCAACAACCTCTTGGACGCCAAGTAAGGAAGTTTTCTTAAAAAATGATTTCACTGAACTAGAATATGCTCCCTATGGATTCGAGTTATTAGTCTACAAAATAAATGAAGCAGCAAATCCATATTTTCCGAATGATTGGGAAGAACGACTGACTCGTCATAACAATCAATTAACCATTCTCCGTACAGCGCAATGCCCATATATCGATATAGCCATCGATAATGTAATAGAAGCAGCTAGTAAATTACAAATAAAGGCAGAAATTCACCATCTCCAAACACGTGAAGATTTATTAAAGCTATCGCCAACTCCATATGGTGTTTATGGAGTGATTTTTAAGAATCAATTAGTCGCTTATCACCGGCTTACAGTTCATTCTGCGATGAAAAGAATAAAGGAATTTATATAA
- a CDS encoding Ig-like domain-containing protein, which translates to MEGDKKIPIQIESDDNYLHILPELLTKGKKYKLTINKNAITGYAGKSLDRDIVITFGTIVEPVSEVFLEKDSSQSPKMYTFIGGTTGGSNPLYEFYIKEGNSWKKVQSYSRNNKLEWHPASTGTFQFKVYAKSSGSRNLYDSVREFSQKVTDTIKPSITITQKTKKPTNRDIELEITAKDNFRIRYIQLPDGKKVNNENVKYMVKKNGTYTFTVVDLGGNKQVKSITIKNIDKTPPNEPQIKEVTDKSTTVSGKGEVNAKVVVLAGKKELGKSTVQKDGRFQIKISKQKAGTKLVIKIIDAAGNSTSKAIKVIDKTPPAMPKITTNVTSKTTLIAGKAEANATITIYNGKKFVQKTTADAKGSFKMTIKKQKKNTSLLIYAQDKAKNKSQATKIKVK; encoded by the coding sequence ATGGAGGGGGATAAGAAGATTCCTATTCAAATAGAGTCTGATGATAATTATTTGCATATACTCCCAGAATTATTAACAAAGGGAAAAAAATATAAATTAACGATAAATAAAAATGCTATTACTGGTTATGCAGGCAAAAGCTTGGATCGTGATATTGTCATAACATTTGGGACGATTGTTGAACCAGTGTCAGAGGTGTTTCTGGAAAAAGATAGTTCACAATCGCCCAAGATGTATACATTTATTGGAGGAACTACGGGAGGAAGCAATCCTCTTTATGAGTTTTATATAAAAGAGGGAAATAGTTGGAAAAAAGTACAAAGTTATAGTAGGAATAATAAGCTAGAATGGCATCCAGCAAGTACTGGAACTTTTCAATTTAAAGTATACGCGAAAAGTTCTGGTAGTAGGAATCTTTATGATTCTGTACGCGAATTTAGCCAAAAAGTTACAGATACAATAAAGCCAAGTATTACTATTACACAAAAAACTAAGAAACCAACAAACCGAGATATAGAACTCGAAATAACCGCAAAGGATAATTTTAGAATTCGGTATATCCAGCTACCTGATGGGAAGAAAGTGAATAATGAAAACGTAAAGTATATGGTGAAAAAGAATGGAACATATACCTTTACTGTTGTAGATTTGGGAGGAAATAAACAGGTTAAGTCTATAACCATAAAAAATATCGATAAAACACCTCCAAACGAACCTCAAATTAAGGAAGTTACAGATAAGTCGACAACTGTATCAGGAAAAGGAGAAGTAAATGCAAAAGTTGTTGTACTGGCAGGTAAAAAGGAACTAGGAAAAAGTACCGTACAAAAAGATGGTCGTTTCCAAATAAAGATTTCAAAACAAAAGGCAGGAACCAAATTAGTAATTAAGATAATAGACGCAGCTGGGAATAGTACATCCAAAGCAATAAAAGTTATCGACAAGACTCCTCCAGCAATGCCAAAGATTACGACAAATGTAACATCGAAGACGACACTTATTGCTGGAAAAGCAGAAGCGAATGCAACTATTACTATTTATAATGGAAAGAAATTCGTGCAAAAAACAACAGCTGATGCAAAAGGTTCCTTTAAAATGACAATCAAAAAACAAAAGAAAAATACAAGCTTATTGATATATGCACAAGATAAGGCAAAGAATAAGAGTCAAGCAACAAAAATAAAAGTGAAATAA